One genomic region from Arthrobacter pigmenti encodes:
- a CDS encoding type II toxin-antitoxin system Phd/YefM family antitoxin yields the protein MTRVGMRELRNHLSDHVMAASAGTPVTITDHGRAVARIVPIAESSLLEELLAAQLATAPVRRARTVPDPTPTQGTVSDLVADQRR from the coding sequence ATGACCAGAGTCGGAATGCGCGAACTCAGAAACCACTTGAGCGACCATGTCATGGCGGCGAGCGCCGGCACGCCAGTGACCATCACAGATCATGGGCGTGCAGTAGCGCGCATTGTTCCTATTGCTGAAAGTTCCTTGCTCGAAGAGTTACTGGCCGCCCAACTTGCCACCGCACCGGTTCGCCGCGCCAGAACCGTACCGGATCCAACACCTACACAGGGTACGGTGTCGGACCTGGTAGC
- a CDS encoding tryptophan-rich sensory protein — protein MNSDRVRQIGVTAAFILCIVGSAIGSGAFGGTPIAQAAGGALSADATLLAPAGAAFTIWTVIYAGLGAYTALQWAPSQRTSERQRLLGWWVAGSMLLNAAWILSIQAGLLFLSVPIIVVLLAVLAITFRIYTSRKPQSLLEAVIVDGTLGLYLGWVCVAVCANIAAVLSAAGFTGWSISPGIWAGAVLAVVVLVGVLLAVLGHGRLAVAAAIGWGLVWIAVGRTMAPESTTTAVAAAVAAAAVVLATVAIRIRKVSLRA, from the coding sequence GTGAATTCCGACCGCGTGCGACAGATCGGCGTAACCGCCGCGTTCATCCTCTGCATTGTTGGTTCAGCCATAGGTTCGGGGGCTTTCGGCGGGACCCCGATTGCGCAGGCTGCCGGCGGCGCGCTCAGCGCTGACGCCACTCTCCTGGCGCCTGCCGGCGCCGCCTTCACCATCTGGACTGTCATCTACGCCGGCCTCGGTGCGTACACGGCCCTCCAGTGGGCGCCGTCCCAGAGAACGTCCGAACGCCAGCGCCTGCTTGGTTGGTGGGTTGCCGGGTCAATGCTGTTGAACGCGGCCTGGATCCTGTCCATCCAGGCGGGCCTGCTCTTCCTCAGCGTCCCGATCATCGTTGTGCTTCTAGCCGTTCTTGCCATCACATTCCGCATCTACACCTCCCGCAAACCCCAATCACTCCTCGAAGCTGTGATTGTGGACGGTACGCTCGGCCTGTATCTGGGCTGGGTCTGCGTTGCTGTGTGTGCGAATATCGCCGCCGTACTGTCTGCGGCCGGTTTCACGGGCTGGAGCATCAGCCCTGGCATTTGGGCGGGGGCGGTGCTCGCCGTCGTCGTTCTGGTGGGAGTGTTGCTCGCGGTGTTGGGCCATGGTCGACTGGCCGTCGCCGCGGCGATTGGTTGGGGTCTGGTCTGGATTGCGGTCGGCAGGACAATGGCGCCGGAGTCGACGACGACGGCGGTCGCCGCCGCGGTTGCGGCCGCTGCGGTGGTGTTGGCAACGGTTGCGATTCGTATCCGGAAGGTTTCGTTGCGGGCCTGA
- a CDS encoding DUF1990 family protein, which yields MIASTAPELPAWPPSDSAYRRSEATAVVGHGDQAWQRAAEDVLLWRVKTRSGFTVGSDVSIHPGQRLIVTARVLGFSIREPIEVVSVVRESDRSGFSYRTLPGHPVCGEEAFIVHRRGDEVLLTVRSLTRAAAQQPWRTLFPALLVAQRIVRRRYLRALRR from the coding sequence TTGATCGCGTCGACCGCTCCTGAGCTTCCCGCCTGGCCTCCGTCCGACAGCGCCTACCGCCGGTCGGAGGCTACCGCCGTCGTCGGACACGGCGACCAGGCGTGGCAGCGCGCCGCTGAAGACGTGCTGCTGTGGCGAGTGAAAACCCGGAGCGGCTTCACCGTGGGCTCGGACGTCTCCATTCATCCCGGCCAGCGGCTCATCGTCACCGCACGGGTGCTGGGGTTCAGCATCCGTGAACCGATCGAAGTAGTGTCCGTCGTCCGGGAAAGCGATCGGAGCGGTTTCTCCTACCGCACACTGCCCGGCCATCCTGTGTGCGGTGAGGAAGCGTTCATTGTGCACCGGCGGGGCGATGAAGTACTGCTGACGGTTCGCTCCCTCACGCGTGCGGCGGCTCAGCAACCTTGGCGGACGCTCTTCCCGGCGCTTTTGGTTGCCCAACGCATAGTCCGACGGCGGTATCTCCGAGCGCTCCGCCGTTAA
- a CDS encoding GNAT family N-acetyltransferase, giving the protein MPSATLIGDCATIAASRHAGASQFDYRPVTAQDVDGLAQAYLRAYPPGIAASNLDEARTEMLESFAGEFGTLLAGASLCAYHRDDLVGAILVVERSPWDPKLRCPFVIDLFVDPRWQGNGAGRVLLERSAGACLNEGHAQLALRVGEGTSPSASRIYASVGMVKIDPATL; this is encoded by the coding sequence ATGCCTTCTGCAACTCTCATTGGCGATTGCGCAACGATCGCAGCCTCACGCCATGCCGGCGCCAGCCAATTCGACTACCGACCGGTCACCGCGCAGGACGTAGATGGCCTTGCACAGGCCTATCTCCGCGCATACCCACCCGGCATTGCGGCGTCGAACCTCGACGAAGCACGGACGGAGATGCTCGAAAGTTTCGCAGGCGAGTTCGGCACACTGTTGGCTGGAGCTTCGCTTTGCGCGTATCACCGCGACGATCTGGTTGGGGCGATTCTCGTGGTGGAACGATCTCCGTGGGACCCCAAGCTGAGATGTCCTTTCGTCATCGATCTATTCGTCGATCCGCGGTGGCAAGGCAACGGAGCCGGCCGCGTCCTTCTGGAGCGCAGTGCCGGGGCCTGCCTCAACGAGGGACACGCCCAACTTGCCCTGCGCGTCGGCGAAGGGACTTCGCCTTCGGCCAGCCGTATCTACGCCTCGGTTGGAATGGTGAAGATCGACCCCGCCACTTTGTGA